ttattcccgtcattgtttggttgttagccccgtcgcaaaaggcttttgcgacgggatttttgacccgtcgtaattaggttgtcgtaaaagatacaaattcttgtagtgttagttcaccttatttctcctgatttgatctgatctgaacttattttttctgatctgatttgaacttattttttctgatctaatctggtatgaacttattttttctgatcagaTCTGATTATtcagaattaagtttaaacaaaaatctacatttattaatattaaacgacttacgtctaaaataaatattacacaaatttataatattgttactccgtattatttatttgactttgctcatgatttaactattacttatattagatagacctatacatgatctagatagatcggttatgatatagagatataagttctgatctgtatatgatatgtacagatcatttctgatatggacatgatttgtacagaccagttctgacctggacatgatcagttctgatctggacatgatctgttatgatctagacatgatttatacagatcagttctgatttggacatgatatgtacagatcaattttgatctggacatgatctatacagttcagttctgttttggacatgatctgtacagatcagttctgatcaggacatgatctgtgcagatcagttctaacgtggacatgatctgtgcagatcagttctggtctggacatgatatgtgtagatcagttctgatctggtcatgatctgtacaaaccAGTTCTGATTTGGTCATAATCTGTacaaatcaattctgatatggacatgatctttgcagGTCAATTCTAATttgaacataatctgtacacaatcgatatctagaccagttataatttggacgtatcgattctgatctggacatgatctgtacaaatcggttttgatctgaacatattggttctgtaaggatcggttctgatgtagacaagatctttgcagatttgaacattatatggacatgatctgtacaaagttatgatctggatattatctgatcctatcagttctggtctggatacataatggttctgatctataaaaatccgttctaatatggacatgacctgatcatatcgtctccgatctggacttaatggttttaatttggacatgatgaatttgaatgttttgttaatgtttttttatgccttaaataatactccctccattcttaaatgatcttcctatttggtgtttggggtggaaaataagaaaatggaatcttgtaatgattgtgtgtaagagtaatgatggggtgtaagaaaaaataataaataaatgaagaaaagtaataaagaaatgaaggagagagaagatatttttactaaagtaataaaaaatcataaaagtggggttgggtgggtgaattgggaaatgtgaatgaattaaataagggatggtaggaaaatttatggtaaaaagtcatgtccaaaaatagaaacaggaagatcaaataggaacgacatttatagaaacaggaagataaaaaagaaatgtagggagtagattttaattgcaccgacaacaacattattttttattaaagcaataatagtaataaaataattaataataataataataataataataataataataaataataataataataataataataataataatagaaatGTGGATGGTGGTGCGGGTTTTGGAGATTAGCAGTGGCGATGTGCCACTTTACCTTATCGGTTGGGTGGTTTCGGGGTCTACACTGCGCAGGATTCTTCCGCATATGCTTTTGTTGCCTCGTGTCTCCAGTCTCTTGGTCTCCAGAACAGACTACTTGGGCATGGTGGTGACTCTGGTTTAGGCCTCGCTTGTGATTTAGCTTTAAATAGCTTTCGGGATTTGTGTCATTTCGATCCTCTCGATCTTTGCCGTGAGGTAccagcccccccccccccccccccccgtttATGAAAAAGTTGGCTACAGTGTACTTTGATATGGTAGAGAAGAAGATGATGGGACAACACAGCCCGAGTTCTAGAGAAAAGGCTATACTCATTAACAACCGAGCGGCGCACTCCTTAGACTTCTTGAGAGCCCTCCCTATTGAGGGGTTAGGGTAGACGATGCACCCAAGACAATTCAGGTGTGTTTTGTGCTATCGCCTTGCGATTCCTATGTTCCCTCCTGACTTTACTTGTCCTTGCTGCTCGTCGAAAGTCATAGATCGTTTCGGGGATCACGCAGTGCATTGTGGGAATGATGTTGGCCTGAAATTCCGCCATAACTTGGTTCGAGATGTGTTAGGGGATATCTGTTCGCAGGCTGGGGTTGTTGTGCAGAAGGAGGTGCCTTTGGGATTTCTGTCTGAGGAAGGGAGAGACCTCCGTCCTGCAGACCTTCTTGTCTACTCCTGGGACAAAGGGAAGAATGTATGCTTAGATGTCACAGGGATCTCCCCATTCACCGGGCCAGGAGTTGATGCTTTTGCTCCTGGGGTTGCTGTCGCTAACGCTGTTgccaggaagaagaagaagtatgaGGCGAAGTGCATAGACAACGGGTATGGTTTTATCGCTTTTGCTTTCTCTACCTTTGGAGAACTGGGGTGTGATGCCCTCGAGTTCATGGCTAGGGTCTCTCGGGTTGCTCAGAGTAACACGGCTGCTGCTAACattcgttcttttctttttcatcgtttgtgttttgctttgaataagggtgttggagcccaattagtggctaggctcccatccaactttgtgtaatcgtttcttcataataataataataataataataataataataataataataatattaaacatGACCCCTTACAATTTACCAGGATAGACTTTGCTATAGCCAGAGGAGtaggggcccagattgtatctcggcttcccactaattatttgtaaaatatttgacattgttagcatttgatttatataataataataataataataataataataataataataataataataataataataataaataaataataataataatctggtctgatctgatctgaacttattttttctgatatgatctaatctgattaaatctgaaataagtaataaggtcttgaaataaggtgaactaaacaaggCCTTAGGGCGTGTTCTCTTCTCCTTAAAAGAATAAGTATCGATTCTTATAAGTTATACGGAGTAACTTACAATCAGATCGTCTATTAAGTTTTCATCATGCTCTATAAGTTTATTACTCAAATTTACTGACTTTTAAATCAGGTTTGATCATGTTGAATAAGTTTCAAGTAGATTGTATCAGTAAGGTCCAAtaaaatcaatcaagttaaACTAGTTTCaatataagttaaaataaattcGGTTCAAATATGTTTACGTTGTTACTCATCCAATAAGAGAGCACATCCTTAATAAGGGGAATTTTTTGTGTGCTTGGAGTTGGAATGAGTTGGGTTATGTTAGATTGTTAGGTTGAGATTCTAGTTGAAAAAAACATGTTCAAAGTTTTCTAATTTGAATGTGACTATTTACACAAATGCGTTAACATCGTCGGCCCAACCCAAACTGTTAATAAGTTGGACAACCTAACATTTTGGTTGTTGTatcatttaattttgtttttcacATAATTTATAAAGGGATTTACTATTtaccgccccatattactcaaaaccgtCCTATTTATTTACCCATATACTCTTCTTTATTTACCCTTCATTCAACATTTACCCATATATCCGCTCCAAATCTAACCACCACCGCCGGTGTCCACCTCCGGCCACCATCGCCGGCCACTACCATCACGCCGTAGGCGACAAAATGGCCGAGTATTCACAAGAGTTCATTATTACACCAGATGGTTTGTAAACTTGGCCACGAATTTGTACTCGACACATGACAGCTGCTGCAGCTGGTGTTTAAGTTGGGTGTTTTAGAACTTTGAGAGGTACAATATTGTGAAACTTTTACTTATCTTACGCGTTCTTCTTTAGGAAAGAAAACGTCTTGTTTCTATTTTTCCTGAGTTTTGAAGCTTCCTGAATGGTTAAAACTATTAGAACTAATACAAATGTTATTACAATAGAACCTTCTGAATCAAAGTAGCAACGTACAGGCCAAAGAAATGCTTCAAGGTTCAACTTTTTGAATTCTCTGTCATAACTATATAAGTATGTCAACACGAATTGTCTTCCTTTTCCTGGtcatcatttatttatttttaaatccaTGCTTCTTGCTTAATGTTGCTATTGGGAAATCAATCAATGGCACAAAGGATACATTGTTTACAGAGCTGAAATCCATATTATTGTTTTCTATGAAATATATGTTCTAGATAGAAGAATTAGGTGAATTCAGTTTTCGAATGGACCACAGGCCACGGCATACTGCATACTGCATACTGCATACTGCATACTGCATACAGTTGCTCATGTTGCTATATTGTGTCAGCTTCCCACATATCTGGCTGAGTCCTGTTGTTCTTATATACTATATGTTTAGGATACTCACACACTAGAAAAAACCACAAACAACTAGtatagaaaaatagaaaataaatccGGGATTAGGCTTATGTTTTGGTctgatttaataattaatacctGAATGATTGGATTAACTAAAAACATGTGGTCCTCTATTGTCTGCATTCATCATGCATATTTTAATTAGTAGCCGCAATAACAACTTAATTTCTTCCATGGAAACCATGACATCATAGGTAGGTATTAATGTATTATGTGTCCTTTTCATGATGCATGAGTTGACTGTTGACAGACTAGCTTTCATGAATCATGACTCAGTTCAACTAGTTTATCATGACAAGTTTCATACACAAATGCCATGCCACTCAGTGACTAGATCAGCAGAAAACACTGCAATATGCTGCATACCTTGACATTTATTAATCTTGTACATTTAGCAAGTTGATACAAGCAATTACGTACATGCAATTGACTGATATGTTGTTAATTTTGCATGCAATAGATCATAATATTACATCAGAACAGTTATAAACTTCACCCCTGATAAAAACTTCCACACAAATCCAAGGCTTTACTGTTGTCACGTTTTTTGTTCTGAGGTGGAGAGGATTTGGATGATAGGGTGGATTTATATATTAAGCTCGAACAACAGTCTCAACAGCCGCGGACTGAAGGATTTGATCATGGTGATCCTTAGTCTCAGCTTCCCAGATTTCAGGAAGTGCTTCTTTCATGTTGTGGATACTCCTTAATGCATAATCAGCCCCTTCAACAAGATCTGATCTCCCCACCTGCACAACACCATAAAACCAACTGTCAGTGGATTCTCATACCACAAGATTTCACCATAGTTCAAAGTTTCACGTCTAACAAGTTCAGAACTGCAGATCAGTTCACACCTCAACTAATAAGCTCAGAAAGGTTCAGTTCAAGGATATCTGTTACATAAGTTCACTATAGGGTTAATAAGTTAGTTCAAGTACCGATTAAGTTTAGGTACTTTTCAAGTTTTCGGGTTAAAAGGGATACACTCATAGTGCTCTTTGTGTACCAAACTTTTGGTACCTATAGGAAGTTATAGGTAAATTTTAGCCTTACATACACATCTTTTAGTGCTATCTGATTAGATTCCTGATAAATGGTTGGTATTGTCACTATGTTGCACTCTTCTGTCATTTAGTCTTCTCTCACATTCCAATAACAGAACTATATATACAAACAACATTagtatatactccctctgtcccaaaattatcttcctgctttcctaaacgagcgtcccaaaattatcttcctgtttctaattttggctactaaggtccccactttctcatgtactatattaattaaaattgaattgaaaaccccacctatgtactatattccacttttcccatgtactatattctctttcacatgtactttattccacttttccatacaactcaatcatcatttgtactttattctattttttcatgtactatattccacttttcttaaaatccgtatTTTTGATCAAACAGGAAaataattatgggacggagggagtataacaaAGCAAAAGAAGATACAAAGAATATGCCGTTTAATTTCATCTTAAAGATTCTTGAATAACGAAAACTTACAACAACAGTGTGAAGTCCAGCCGCTTTCCCACTTGCAATATTTCTAGCACTATCATCAAAGAATATCTGACAGAAATTAAAAAATTCTTCACATCATTAACTTGAAACTTTATCAACAGATAATTACGGATCAtattacaagaaattgtaccattaacggcggaaaatcccgtcgctaaagaccAATAaccgttgattaacgacgggatctcccatggaaaatctcgtcgttaacctGTCATAAAAGACactgcgacggttgttcccgtctttgtttggtttttAGCCGTCGCAAAAGTCTTTTACAACGGGATTTTGGACCCTTCATTATTAGAacgtcataaaagatacaaattcttgtagtgtcagTAATTTGAACTGATATATTTTGTAATGAAGGATTTAATTTCTTACTGTTCTTTTAGGATCTAAGTTGGCGATGTTTACAGCAGCTTCAATCGCTTCTACAGATGGTTTACACAAAATATGTGACTTGGAGATTGGTTTATCATCTACATGATTGAGGGTCTCAAAGCATATTATTCCCTCAAAGCAATCTCCTAAACCGAGTTTGTTAAGCACACGAGCTGTGTGCCCTTTGTCAGAGTTGGTGAATATCTGCAGAAAGTACACCATGAAATATCAATAATTGAATATACAATCTCCATTACTTACTTAAAAGAGTACTCCTACGCTCTTGAATACTTGGAACAGTTTGACTTAGACACTATTTATACAGTAACTTTGACCAAAATTTCTTACTAATATAACAAAATCAAATGTTATTGTATAACATGTTGTTGGATTAGTCTTAATGTATACTTtttcaaattatttttaaaagtttTTACTAAATATGTAATTGCATATAATTACTGTCAAACTGATGTCTTGGCAAGTGAGAAAGTCAAACTATTACAAATATTCAGctaacagagggagtataacgTAACGAACTCTAAAGATACATACAATTTTACGCTGAGGAGTCGAAAGCAGAAGGTTTCTCAACACAGGATCAGGCTTGAGTGTTTCATAAGGCAAATTCCCATGAACAAACTCGTGGAATTCATCGTTGTCAAATTCATACCCAAGTGCCTGAATTACATACACATAAACTTCAGTAATTAATCAGTCAATTCGATCTCTTAGATAAACCACCCGGTCTGTAAACGGGATAGTTTCTGACCTTAAGACCAGCCATAGTGGTGCCATATTCTCTATATAACTCTAAGCACATCCTTGGTACCTCACTTTCATCCATATGCAAGTATTTTAGCATGTAATCTGTCACCAAAACCCGAATTAAATTAGTCCTGGTTATGTTATGGCTTACTAATTTTAACAACATACCTTCTATATTCTTTCTGCAAGCTAAGTTCACCCCTGAGCTCAATGGGTACAGAGTATCATCCAAATctataaaacataattattaaAATACAAAATTATTAATTCTTAAAATTTACTAGAgtaattcatttatttaatattttattgtaATAATTATACT
This Spinacia oleracea cultivar Varoflay chromosome 6, BTI_SOV_V1, whole genome shotgun sequence DNA region includes the following protein-coding sequences:
- the LOC110788331 gene encoding suppressor of disruption of TFIIS, with the translated sequence MDAIVSYNGAKYDCLLFDLDDTLYPLSSGVNLACRKNIEDYMLKYLHMDESEVPRMCLELYREYGTTMAGLKALGYEFDNDEFHEFVHGNLPYETLKPDPVLRNLLLSTPQRKIIFTNSDKGHTARVLNKLGLGDCFEGIICFETLNHVDDKPISKSHILCKPSVEAIEAAVNIANLDPKRTIFFDDSARNIASGKAAGLHTVVVGRSDLVEGADYALRSIHNMKEALPEIWEAETKDHHDQILQSAAVETVVRA